The following proteins come from a genomic window of Macaca thibetana thibetana isolate TM-01 chromosome 15, ASM2454274v1, whole genome shotgun sequence:
- the ENTPD2 gene encoding ectonucleoside triphosphate diphosphohydrolase 2, with protein sequence MAGKVRSLLPPLLLAAAGLAGLLLLCVPTRDIREPPALKYGIVLDAGSSHTSMFIYKWPADKENDTGIVGQHSSCDVPGGGISSYADNPSGAGQSLVGCLEQALRDVPKERHGGTPLYLGATAGMRLLNLTNPEASTSVLTAVTHTLTQYPFDFRGARILSGQEEGVFGWVTANYLLENFIKYGWVGRWFRPRKGTLGAMDLGGASTQITFETTSPAEDRASEVQLRLYGQHYRVYTHSFLCYGRDQVLQRLLASALQTHSFHPCWPRGFSTHVLLGDVYQSPCTVAQRPQTFNSSARVSLSGSSDPHLCRDLVSGLFSFSSCPFSRCSFNGVFQPPVAGNFIAFSAFFYTVDFLRTSMGLPVATLQQLEAAAVNVCNQTWAQLQARVPGQQAHLADYCAGAMFVQQLLSRGYGFDERAFGGVIFQKKAADTAVGWALGYMLNLTNLIPADPPGLRKGTDFSSWVVLLLLFASALLAALVLLLHQVHSAKLPSTI encoded by the exons ATGGCCGGGAAGGTGCGGTCACTGCTGCCGCCGCTGCTGCTGGCCGCCGCGGGCCTCGCCGGGCTCCTACTGCTGTGCGTCCCCACCCGCGACATCCGGGAGCCGCCCGCCCTCAAG tACGGCATTGTCCTGGACGCTGGCTCTTCACACACGTCCATGTTTATCTACAAGTGGCCGGCAGACAAGGAGAACGACACAGGCATCGTGGGCCAGCACAGCTCCTGTGATGTTCCAG GCGGGGGCATCTCCAGCTACGCAGACAACCCTTCTGGGGCCGGCCAGAGTCTTGTTGGATGCCTTGAACAGGCGCTTCGGGATGTGCCCAAAGAGAGACACGGGGGCACGCCCCTCTACCTGGGAGCCACAGCGGGTATGCGCCTGCTCAA CCTGACCAATCCAGAGGCCTCAACCAGTGTGCTCACGGCAGTGACGCACACACTGACCCAGTACCCCTTTGACTTCCGGGGTGCACGCATCCTCTCGGGCCAGGAAGAGGGGGTGTTTGGCTGGGTGACTGCCAACTACCTGCTCGAGAACTTCATCAAG TACGGCTGGGTGGGCCGGTGGTTCCGGCCACGGAAGGGGACGCTGGGGGCCATGGACCTGGGGGGTGCCTCCACCCAGATCACCTTTGAGACGACCAGTCCGGCTGAGGACAGAGCCAGTGAGGTCCAGCTGCGTCTCTACGGCCAGCATTACCGAGTCTACACCCACAGCTTCCTCTGCTACGGCCGTGACCAGGTCCTCCAGCGGCTGCTGGCCAGCGCTCTCCAG ACCCACAGCTTCCACCCCTGCTGGCCAAGGGGCTTTTCCACCCACGTGCTGCTCGGGGATGTGTACCAGTCACCATGCACCGTGGCCCAGCGGCCCCAGACCTTCAACAGCAGCGCGCGGGTCAGCCTGTCGGGAAGCAGTGACCCCCACCTCTGCCGAGATCTGGTTTCTGGGCTCTTCAGCTTCTCCTCCTGCCCCTTCTCCCGATGCTCTTTCAATGGCGTCTTCCAGCCCCCAGTGGCTGGGAACTTTATC GCCTTCTCTGCCTTCTTCTACACGGTGGACTTCTTGCGGACTTCCATGGGGCTACCCGTGGCCACCCTACAGCAGCTGGAGGCCGCCGCAGTGAACGTCTGCAACCAGACCTGGGCTCAG CTGCAAGCTCGGGTGCCGGGGCAACAGGCCCACCTGGCCGACTACTGCGCCGGGGCCATGTTCGTGCAGCAGCTGCTGAGTCGCGGCTACGGATTCGACGAGCGCGCCTTCGGTGGTGTGATCTTCCAGAAGAAG GCCGCGGACACTGCAGTGGGCTGGGCGCTCGGCTACATGCTGAACCTGACTAACCTGATCCCCGCCGACCCGCCGGGGCTGCGCAAGGGCACGGACTTCAGCTCCTGGGTCGTCCTCCTGCTGCTCTTCGCCTCCGCGCTGCTGGCTGCGCTTGTCCTGCTGCTGCATCAGGTGCACTCCGCCAAGCTGCCAAGCACCATTTAG
- the SAPCD2 gene encoding suppressor APC domain-containing protein 2: MAGAAMAERGRVPPPAPAPGTEGLPRAFLQSLRTLFDILDDRRRGCVHLREIESRWQGTDARELPRGVLEGLRQVAPASGYLTFERFVAGLRTSLLSADGGPRDPTRAPARPGDQPPPPPQRLVFAPADEPRTVLERKPLPLGVRAPLAGPSGAARSPEQLCAPAEAAPCPADPERSQSAALEPSSSADAGAVACRALEVDSGDAGRAPRARGERRRHTITSGVDCGLLKQMKELEQEKEVLLQGLEMMARGRDWYQQQLQRVQERQRRLGQSRASADCGAAGSPRPLGRLLPKVQEVARCLGELLAAACASRVLPPSSSGPPCPALTSTSPLGWQQQTILMLKEQNRLLTQEVTEKSERITQLEQEKSALIKQLFEARALSQQDGGPLDSTFI, encoded by the exons ATGGCCGGGGCCGCCATGGCCGAGCGGGGTCGCGTGCCTCCCCCCGCACCCGCGCCGGGCACGGAGGGGCTGCCGCGCGCCTTCCTGCAGAGCCTGCGCACCCTCTTCGACATCCTGGACGACCGGCGGCGCGGCTGCGTGCACCTGCGCGAGATCGAGTCCCGCTGGCAGGGCACCGACGCGCGGGAGCTGCCCCGCGGGGTGCTGGAGGGCTTGCGCCAGGTGGCCCCGGCCAGCGGCTACCTGACCTTTGAGCGCTTCGTGGCCGGCCTCCGCACTTCCCTGCTGAGCGCCGACGGCGGCCCCCGGGACCCCACGCGCGCCCCGGCCCGGCCCGGGGaccagccgccgccgccgccgcagcgcCTGGTGTTCGCGCCTGCCGACGAGCCGCGGACGGTCCTGGAGAGGAAGCCCCTGCCCCTGGGCGTGCGCGCCCCTCTGGCCGGTCCCAGCGGCGCGGCCCGCAGCCCGGAGCAGTTGTGCGCCCCGGCAGAGGCGGCGCCCTGCCCCGCGGATCCCGAGCGGTCCCAGAGCGCGGCGTTGGAACCGAGCTCCAGTGCGGACGCAG GTGCAGTGGCCTGCAGGGCCCTGGAGGTGGACTCAGGGGATGCCGGGCGGGCCCCCCGTGCCCGAGGGGAACGTCGGAGGCACACTATCACCAGCGGCGTGGACTGCGGCCTG CTGAAGCAGATGAAGGagctggagcaggagaaggaaGTGCTGCTGCAGGGTTTGGAGATGATGGCGCGGGGCCGTGACTGGTACCAGCAGCAGCTGCAACGAGTGCAGGAGCGCCAGCGCCGCCTGGGCCAGAGCAGAGCCAGCGCC GACTGTGGGGCTGCAGGGAGCCCCCGCCCACTGGGGCGGCTACTGCCCAAGGTACAGGAGGTGGCCCGGTGCCTGGGGGAGCTGCTGGCTGCAGCCTGTGCCAGTCGG GTCCTGCCCCCGTCCTCCTCCGGgcccccctgccctgccctgacgTCCACTTCACCCCTGGGCTGGCAGCAGCAGACCATCCTCATGCTGAAGGAGCAGAACCGACTCCTCACTCAG GAGGTGACCGAGAAGAGTGAGCGCATCACGCAGCTGGAGCAAGAGAAGTCGGCGCTCATTAAGCAGCTGTTTGAGGCCCGCGCCCTGAGCCAACAGGACGGGGGGCCTCTGGATTCCACCTTCATCTAG
- the UAP1L1 gene encoding UDP-N-acetylhexosamine pyrophosphorylase-like protein 1 isoform X2: protein MASEQDVRARLQRAGQEHLLRFWAELAPESQAALLAELALLEPEALREHCRRAAEACARPHGPLPGLAERLRPLPAERVGRASRSDPETRRRWEEEGFRQIALNKVAVLLLAGGQGTRLGVTYPKGMYRVGLPSGKTLYQLQAERIRRVEQLAGERHGTCCTVPWYVMTSEFTLGPTAEFFREHDFFHLDPANVVMFEQRLLPAVTFDGKVILERKDKVAMAPDGNGGLYCALEDHKILEDMERRGVEFVHVYCVDNILVRLADPVFIGFCVLQGADCGAKVVEKAYPEEPVGVVCQVDGVPQVVEYSEISPDTAQLRASDGGLLYNAGNICNHFFTRGFLKAVTREFEPLLKPHVAVKKVPYVDEEGNLIKPLKPNGIKMEKFVFDVFRFAKNFVAFEVLREEEFSPLKNAEPADRDSPRTSRQALLAQHYRWALQAGARFLDAHGAWPPELPGLPPNGDPPAICEISPLVSYSGEGLEVYLQGREFQSPFILDEDQARELLQPRES, encoded by the exons ATGGCCTCGGAGCAGGACGTGCGCGCCCGGCTGCAGCGCGCTGGCCAGGAGCACCTCCTGCGCTTCTGGGCCGAGCTGGCGCCGGAGTCGCAAGCCGCGCTGCTGGCGGAGCTGGCGCTGCTGGAGCCCGAGGCGCTGCGCGAGCACTGCCGGCGGGCGGCGGAGGCCTGCGCGCGCCCCCACGGCCCGCTGCCCGGCTTGGCCGAGCGCCTGCGGCCCCTGCCCGCCGAGCGCGTAGGAAGGGCCAGCCGCAGCGACCCCGAGACGCGGCGGCGCTGGGAGGAGGAAG GTTTCCGCCAGATTGCCCTGAACAAGGTGGCCGTCCTGCTGCTGGCGGGGGGGCAGGGCACTCGCCTGGGCGTGACCTACCCCAAGGGTATGTACCGTGTGGGGCTGCCCAGCGGGAAGACCCTGTACCAGCTGCAGGCGGAGCGGATTCGGCGGGTGGAGCAGCTGGCCGGTGAGCGCCACGGGACCTGCTGCACCGTCCCCTG GTACGTCATGACCAGCGAGTTCACTCTGGGGCCCACGGCCGAGTTCTTCAGGGAGCACGACTTCTTCCACTTGGACCCCGCCAACGTGGTCATGTTTGAGCAGCGCCTGCTGCCTGCTGTGACCTTTGATGGCAAGGTGATCCTGGAGCGGAAAGACAAAGTTGCCATGGCCCCAG ACGGAAACGGGGGCCTCTACTGCGCACTGGAGGACCACAAGATCCTGGAGGACATGGAGCGCCGAGGAGTGGAGTTTGTGCACGTGTACTGTGTGGACAACATCCTGGTGCGACTGGCAGACCCTGTCTTCATCGGCTTCTGTGTGTTGCAGGGCGCAGACTGTGGCGCCAAG GTGGTGGAAAAGGCATACCCCGAGGAGCCCGTGGGCGTGGTGTGCCAGGTGGACGGCGTCCCCCAGGTGGTGGAGTACAGCGAGATCAGTCCTGACACCGCACAGCTGCGTGCCTCCGACGGGGGCCTGCTGTACAATGCAGGCAACATCTGCAACCACTTCTTCACCCGAGGCTTCCTTAAGGCGGTCACCAG GGAGTTTGAGCCTTTGCTGAAGCCACACGTGGCTGTGAAGAAAGTCCCGTATGTGGATGAGGAGGGGAACCTGATAAAGCCACTAAAACCCAACGGGATAAAGATGGAGAAGTTTGTGTTTGATGTGTTCCGGTTTGCTAA GAACTTCGTTGCCTTTGAAGTACTACGGGAGGAGGAATTTTCCCCACTGAAGAACGCAGAGCCGGCCGACAGGGATAGTCCCCGTACCTCCCGCCAGGCCCTGCTCGCCCAGCACTACCGGTGGGCTCTGCAGGCAGGGGCCCGCTTCCTGGATGCCCATGGGGCCTGGCCCCCAGAGCTGCCCGG CTTACCCCCAAATGGAGACCCTCCGGCCATCTGTGAGATATCGCCCTTGGTGTCTTACTCTGGAGAG GGTTTAGAAGTGTACCTGCAAGGCCGGGAGTTCCAGTCCCCGTTCATCTTGGATGAGGACCAGGCCAGGGAGCTACTACAGCCACGGGAGTCCTGA
- the UAP1L1 gene encoding UDP-N-acetylhexosamine pyrophosphorylase-like protein 1 isoform X1: MASEQDVRARLQRAGQEHLLRFWAELAPESQAALLAELALLEPEALREHCRRAAEACARPHGPLPGLAERLRPLPAERVGRASRSDPETRRRWEEEGFRQIALNKVAVLLLAGGQGTRLGVTYPKGMYRVGLPSGKTLYQLQAERIRRVEQLAGERHGTCCTVPWYVMTSEFTLGPTAEFFREHDFFHLDPANVVMFEQRLLPAVTFDGKVILERKDKVAMAPDGNGGLYCALEDHKILEDMERRGVEFVHVYCVDNILVRLADPVFIGFCVLQGADCGAKVVEKAYPEEPVGVVCQVDGVPQVVEYSEISPDTAQLRASDGGLLYNAGNICNHFFTRGFLKAVTREFEPLLKPHVAVKKVPYVDEEGNLIKPLKPNGIKMEKFVFDVFRFAKNFVAFEVLREEEFSPLKNAEPADRDSPRTSRQALLAQHYRWALQAGARFLDAHGAWPPELPGLPPNGDPPAICEISPLVSYSGEVRAACPYLGLFWSQVFNTTWGEVAAWVETAQLYLG, from the exons ATGGCCTCGGAGCAGGACGTGCGCGCCCGGCTGCAGCGCGCTGGCCAGGAGCACCTCCTGCGCTTCTGGGCCGAGCTGGCGCCGGAGTCGCAAGCCGCGCTGCTGGCGGAGCTGGCGCTGCTGGAGCCCGAGGCGCTGCGCGAGCACTGCCGGCGGGCGGCGGAGGCCTGCGCGCGCCCCCACGGCCCGCTGCCCGGCTTGGCCGAGCGCCTGCGGCCCCTGCCCGCCGAGCGCGTAGGAAGGGCCAGCCGCAGCGACCCCGAGACGCGGCGGCGCTGGGAGGAGGAAG GTTTCCGCCAGATTGCCCTGAACAAGGTGGCCGTCCTGCTGCTGGCGGGGGGGCAGGGCACTCGCCTGGGCGTGACCTACCCCAAGGGTATGTACCGTGTGGGGCTGCCCAGCGGGAAGACCCTGTACCAGCTGCAGGCGGAGCGGATTCGGCGGGTGGAGCAGCTGGCCGGTGAGCGCCACGGGACCTGCTGCACCGTCCCCTG GTACGTCATGACCAGCGAGTTCACTCTGGGGCCCACGGCCGAGTTCTTCAGGGAGCACGACTTCTTCCACTTGGACCCCGCCAACGTGGTCATGTTTGAGCAGCGCCTGCTGCCTGCTGTGACCTTTGATGGCAAGGTGATCCTGGAGCGGAAAGACAAAGTTGCCATGGCCCCAG ACGGAAACGGGGGCCTCTACTGCGCACTGGAGGACCACAAGATCCTGGAGGACATGGAGCGCCGAGGAGTGGAGTTTGTGCACGTGTACTGTGTGGACAACATCCTGGTGCGACTGGCAGACCCTGTCTTCATCGGCTTCTGTGTGTTGCAGGGCGCAGACTGTGGCGCCAAG GTGGTGGAAAAGGCATACCCCGAGGAGCCCGTGGGCGTGGTGTGCCAGGTGGACGGCGTCCCCCAGGTGGTGGAGTACAGCGAGATCAGTCCTGACACCGCACAGCTGCGTGCCTCCGACGGGGGCCTGCTGTACAATGCAGGCAACATCTGCAACCACTTCTTCACCCGAGGCTTCCTTAAGGCGGTCACCAG GGAGTTTGAGCCTTTGCTGAAGCCACACGTGGCTGTGAAGAAAGTCCCGTATGTGGATGAGGAGGGGAACCTGATAAAGCCACTAAAACCCAACGGGATAAAGATGGAGAAGTTTGTGTTTGATGTGTTCCGGTTTGCTAA GAACTTCGTTGCCTTTGAAGTACTACGGGAGGAGGAATTTTCCCCACTGAAGAACGCAGAGCCGGCCGACAGGGATAGTCCCCGTACCTCCCGCCAGGCCCTGCTCGCCCAGCACTACCGGTGGGCTCTGCAGGCAGGGGCCCGCTTCCTGGATGCCCATGGGGCCTGGCCCCCAGAGCTGCCCGG CTTACCCCCAAATGGAGACCCTCCGGCCATCTGTGAGATATCGCCCTTGGTGTCTTACTCTGGAGAGGTGAGAGCTGCCTGTCCTTATCTGGGGCTTTTCTGGAGTCAGGTTTTTAATACCACCTGGGGAGAGGTGGCTGCTTGGGTGGAGACGGCCCAGCTCTACCTCGGTTAA